TCTTCAGATTATAAGTCGTTGTTAGAATCTTACGATCGACCAATTATTGTCGGGAGACGCGGAACAGGAAAAAGTGCTTTAGCGCATATGCTTTCAAAGCACTGGTCCATGAAAAGTAATACTACTGTCATAAAAATAGCTCCAGAAGAAGAACAAATGATTGGTCTAAGAGATATCTTTGAACAATTTGGAGAAAAATATCTACATATAAAAGCTGGCACTAAAATGGCTTGGCGGTATGCAATTTATATGGAAGTTATTACAGATTTAGCTAATCACTATAAGTATAAAAATAACCTTGATACTAATGCCATAAAAGAACATATTATTTCCTGGGGCCCTAAAAGACAAAGTATAGCGACTAAAATAAGAAAAAAACTTAAAGGAATTTATGATAAAAATCAGACTCCCCAGTCACGTATTGCAGATTTATCAGACACTCTAGAATTAGAATTAATCGAAGAAGTTTTGATTGAAGCTATTGAAAAGTCTAAGACTCAATATATTATTTTTGCTGATAAATTAGACGAGGGTTACAGCCCGGATAATCTTGGAGTTGCAATAGTAGATGGTTTTGTTCAAGCAGTAATAGATGTTAAGTCTAGATTAAATGAAAACGTTATCGCTTTTTCTTTCATCCGAGATAATATTTACAGAGCTATAGCGAAATTAGATCCCGATTTTACGAGAAATATAGAAGGACAAACATTAAGATTACATTGGGATGAATATAATTTATTTAACCTTGTCTGTAATCGTATGAGAGTAGCATTCGATACAAATGTTGAAAACAATATAAGGGTATGGAATAGCTTTACCGCGCGAGAACTAAAAGGGAAAGAGGGGTTTCGAGTTGCCTTAAAGCTCACACTTTATAGACCTAGAGATATTCTCGTCTTATTAAATGAAGCTTTCCTACATGCCAACTCTCAAGAACGTAAAGAAATAGTTCTAGAAGACATTGATATAACAGCAAAAACAATTTCCAGTAATAGACTTTCTGATTTACATAAAGAATATGAAATTATATTTCCTGCGCTGGAAGAATTCACAAGCGCATTCCATGGTTTATCGCCGGAAATTCTAGTTGAAAAAGCATTATCTATTGTAA
This DNA window, taken from Psychrobium sp. MM17-31, encodes the following:
- a CDS encoding ATP-binding protein, with amino-acid sequence MISGNVLGDIRAEHDSKMLEATFWESSDYKSLLESYDRPIIVGRRGTGKSALAHMLSKHWSMKSNTTVIKIAPEEEQMIGLRDIFEQFGEKYLHIKAGTKMAWRYAIYMEVITDLANHYKYKNNLDTNAIKEHIISWGPKRQSIATKIRKKLKGIYDKNQTPQSRIADLSDTLELELIEEVLIEAIEKSKTQYIIFADKLDEGYSPDNLGVAIVDGFVQAVIDVKSRLNENVIAFSFIRDNIYRAIAKLDPDFTRNIEGQTLRLHWDEYNLFNLVCNRMRVAFDTNVENNIRVWNSFTARELKGKEGFRVALKLTLYRPRDILVLLNEAFLHANSQERKEIVLEDIDITAKTISSNRLSDLHKEYEIIFPALEEFTSAFHGLSPEILVEKALSIVNKTLSQENLDKEKQQDLFIFENGNQVLYRLYSVGFIGIYNEKSSSYVFCHDGKDPDRDFKLETRLLFHPCYWLALGTSQSELKLDEAEEIHDEYDIEVSSVSVEQRNQRIGSLLQELSAIPEGADGANDFEGWCLKALKIIFAGTLNNIEMHPNKNGLQQRDIVATNMGKSNLWKRIFEDYGSRQIIFEIKNFKELKADAYRQINSYLYNEYGKLAFVVTRDTTNNLKKHRELEWAKELYNGHKKIVIKISSNFIEKHLSKVRSPKKHDAVEKELNHLLDTYIRNYFNGKCR